TTGCTCCTGTAAACTGTGGAGCTGTTTATTCTGGGATTTCTCAGGGAAAGAATCAAAAGAGCTATTCTGATGCTGTTTGGACAAAACTGTCTTGAATAGTTTCGATAATATTAAAAGTTCTTAAAGCTCAGTTTATTTCTTTGTGCTTAACTGAGGATTTGTACTCTTATTCTTCTACTCCAGCCGACTTTGTTATTATATTTCCTCCCTTTTCACATGTTTTGCATTTTCCCTGTCAAAGATGCTGCAGACGTCCCGGTCCAGTATGAGACCGGGCTGAGCTTTAACTGGAATATTGAAGACGACCATTGCTTCTcttgtttttgtagttttctCCTTCAATGAAGTTTACATGAAGAGCATGTGCCAGCCCAGGGAGACCCTGGTGGACATTTTCCAGGAGTACCCAGACAACACGCAACACATATACATCCCCTCCTGTGTGGTGATCAAACGCTGCGGAGGCTGTTGCAACGACGAGGCCTTGGAGTGTGTAGCCACCGAGAGCCGGAACGTGACGCTGCAGGTGAGTGCAGGATCTCAAacacatttgtgtctttttgaTGGTGTTTGTTCCCCAACATGGCTCAGCGTGATGTCCTCATGAGACCTCATGGGTAATCCAGCTTCTCTAACagcagacaccccccccccccccctcccagggtGGTCGGGAaggtgctgcagcagatggaagcTGATAAATATAATGCAGTTTTCAAATTCATGAGATGAAAGCATGAAGGGACTGAAGCCCCGTCGATCACTGATCCCGCCTCTCTGAATGACGCTGTGTCACACTGTGGATTCCATACGGAGATGTTGTTCCGTCCCTTTGAAAGGCTTCTGTGTCTGCTTGTCTTCAAGGTAAAGAGGGTGCAACTGAGGGTCTTACAGAATAACGTTGACCTGAGCTTCACAGAGCATCTCAAGTGTGAATGCAGGTAAGAGGAGCTTCTGTTGGGAGCAGTGGGACAGTGACGACACCTGGATCATctaacctgctgctgcttccttctttaTTTCAGACCAAAGCAGGATGTGCAGATAACAGCAAAGAAAGAATAGTAAGTTTTTCTCTTCTACTCTCTGCACTGATGGACATCAAGAGATGTCCGTGTGTCCTGCTTTGTCCTCTTGTGTCGGTGGACCCTATCAATCACTCCTGACACAGTTCAGGAATCAAAAGTCCTTCGTTTGTTTGAAATGATCCACCCTTAAATCTGGatcattatttttaatcagaagaaACGTGCGTCAATGTCGATGATGTCGTATCGCCTCTATGCGATGCTATTATCAGATTCTTAGATCAACATTCACAGAATGTAACAAGCAGAGATGAGCAGCTGTcgctggagaggagggtcctgAGACCGGCCCCCTCTCACCACACTGGCTTTATGTCTTCATGCTGTGGACATGGTGAGCAGTGGAGGCAGGGGACACCTGCTGCTGTCCACACAGGGACGTGCTGGCATCTCCCCACCAGCAGCCCCCCAGTCTAATCATAGCAGCAGGTGTCATGCAGTTaacccatttttatttttagtggtGTCAGGAGTAAGAGACAATTTGATGCATcattgctggtgtgtgtgtgtgtgtgtgtgtgtgtgtgtgtgtgtgtgtgtgtgtgtgtgtgtgtgtgtgtgtgtgtgtgtgtgtgtgtgtgtgtgtgtgtgtgtgtgtgtgtgtgtgtgtgtttaataggAAAAGATCATCCATAATTATGTAACCTAAGAACTGATAACAGTAGTGTTTAAATGAGGTGAAGGTGggttgatgacatcacacctgatgCTTTAAACATCACACTACGTACTTGCTACGCTAATGTTAGCCACATTAGCCGCATGCTAATGTGAGTCACATTCAGTGGTGTAATCATCTGTAAGACCTGTGGCTCAGATTCTGGTCTACTCACCTTCTCTTTAAACCAATTAAATGTGAAGTTGCTCTCGTTTATGTACCGGGTGCGAGCAGGACGCGGACTGCAGAGCAAGTGAGACTTGAATGCAGACATTTTGTGTGCAGAGGTTCTCATTGGGTGCCTTTCATGTTATCTGAGGAAGGAGCAAGGGTGTCCTCTGGACCGCACTGATAAGCGTCCCAtacttctgcttcctgtttttgtggGCTTGTCTTGGTTCTCGTTTTGGTCACAGGTGCAGGAACCCAAACCAAAAGCACAGAACAGATGTGATTACTGACCAGGAGAGCTTCGCTGATGagctctgctttgttttcctcttgttttcatGTGGGAGGAGCGGAGGACATTTTGGACCGTTATGTTTTTCAGCCACTTTATAAGAGCTCCTGAAAAGAGGGCGGAGCACTTGTGATAAGCCGTCGTACTGATGTGGCTCCTGACAGGGCTGAACTCAGACAAAACACGAGCAGCAAGTTCTAAATATTATCACATAATGTTAGCTGCTGTGTTAAACACTGCTAGATGTCCTTGGAGCAGCCTCCTTCACACTGATCTGTGTACATGCTGTCCATAAACGGGGACGTTTGATCGGTGGAatgtggctggtgtgtgtctgaatgGACGGGTGAGGCTGTTGGACCAGGTGACTTTAGACTATGAGATGATTCCTGTCACCTGATTCTGATCTCTGCAGACCACATGAGAAACATGAGGAGTGGATGCTTCAGTCTCACAGCACATTTCAGCCATGAATCATGTGTTAGGTGTGAACGACGCACACactgctgggaggggggggggggtgcatggcCTTTCTGCTGAATTCTCTCTATATCACTATAGCTTAgctgtctttctctctccttttgcTTCCCTTGCAGCCACTGTGCACCTTgctcagagagaagaaaaagcttGTTTGTGCAGGACCTTCTCACCTGTAAATGCTCCTGCAAATTCACACAGTTAGACTGCAAGTCCAGGCAGCTTGAGTTAAACGAAAGAACGTGCAGGTTTGTTGCCATGCCCACATACACCGCTGAGCCTCGCCTCAACTCTCCTCTTGATTTCCATCCCGTCTCCACTCATCGCTCCCCCCACCTTTGTGCAGAACTTGCATGttcttgtgtgtttgctcaaAAGCATGTGGCAGCTtgtctgtggtggtgctgctgctctgctgctgctgttaacaCAACATAACATTTGCATGACTCTTGTAAAGATATTCAGGGATCATCACTTCTGCTCAGGCTCGATAAAAGGTGGCCAGACCAGCCACAGCAATCACATGTCCTGGGTCGTGCTGAAGATAAAGCGTTAGCCGCTTTGGTACCTGGCGGGTCGCTTCCTACTCCTGCTTCTCTCGCTTCTGCCGGTTCTTTAGAACTCAGGATGATTCAGCACCAGAAGAGTGAAAACCTTCCCTTTCGTTAATGAGTGAAGCCTCAAACATTGTTCACCAAGAGGCTCTGATCTCATCAAAGCCCTCGACCTAAAGAGGGGCGCTCAGACCACCTAATTAATAAGGCTGTGCCTCACAATCTCCTCTGACCCTGCCCAGccccatgacctctgacctctgcagggaCCCCCCACATTGCCATGTGTTCAG
The DNA window shown above is from Takifugu flavidus isolate HTHZ2018 chromosome 10, ASM371156v2, whole genome shotgun sequence and carries:
- the vegfaa gene encoding vascular endothelial growth factor A-A isoform X1; the protein is MNFVVSLVHILLVAVLRLPSGKTASINKGAENSKNDVFSFNEVYMKSMCQPRETLVDIFQEYPDNTQHIYIPSCVVIKRCGGCCNDEALECVATESRNVTLQVKRVQLRVLQNNVDLSFTEHLKCECRPKQDVQITAKKEYHCAPCSERRKSLFVQDLLTCKCSCKFTQLDCKSRQLELNERTCRCDKPRR
- the vegfaa gene encoding vascular endothelial growth factor A-A isoform X2; its protein translation is MNFVVSLVHILLVAVLRLPSGKTASINKGAENSKNDVFSFNEVYMKSMCQPRETLVDIFQEYPDNTQHIYIPSCVVIKRCGGCCNDEALECVATESRNVTLQVKRVQLRVLQNNVDLSFTEHLKCECRPKQDVQITAKKE